In Enterobacter cloacae, the following are encoded in one genomic region:
- a CDS encoding MFS transporter, with the protein MQPSHRAPDAHKRALIAGSIGNFIEWYEFAVYGFLATVIAKNFFQLEGESGLTSLILTYASFAIAFFFRPLGAVVFGRIGDRIGRKPTLIIVLVLMTLATAAIGMVPVYASIGIAAPLIITLLRILQGLFAGGEYGGAVSLMTEFAPRGKRGLYGAWQSFTVALGLLAGAGVVALLSTLLTPDALHDWGWRIPFFLAIPMGVVALWLRVSMEETPSFVHQQEKPAIAQADTAATLKAIVMGIGRVMVWSAAGYTYLVIMPTYLQSALHTGFNQALLIAVISNIGFALTIMPSGILSDRIGRRTVMIIATALLLILALPLLKILQAESSTLAVKALVVLVAGGLVGMLAGPGPAMLSEMFPTRVRYTGLGLAYSLSNALFSGCAGLIITGLIKETGNLDIPAYYVMATAVVSMVALMTLRKDDHLRSLEE; encoded by the coding sequence ATGCAACCTTCCCACCGTGCGCCGGATGCGCACAAGCGCGCGTTAATTGCTGGCTCCATTGGTAACTTCATCGAATGGTATGAGTTCGCGGTTTACGGTTTTCTGGCGACCGTCATTGCGAAAAACTTCTTCCAGCTCGAAGGGGAATCGGGGTTGACCAGCCTGATCCTCACCTACGCTTCGTTTGCCATCGCTTTCTTCTTTCGCCCGCTGGGCGCGGTGGTATTTGGCCGTATTGGCGACCGTATTGGCCGAAAACCTACCCTGATTATTGTGCTGGTGTTGATGACGCTGGCCACTGCCGCCATCGGCATGGTGCCGGTCTACGCCAGCATCGGTATTGCTGCACCGCTGATTATCACATTGCTTCGTATACTACAGGGGTTGTTTGCCGGGGGTGAATACGGGGGAGCCGTTTCGCTGATGACAGAGTTCGCACCGCGCGGCAAGCGAGGGCTCTACGGAGCATGGCAGTCCTTCACCGTCGCGCTGGGACTGCTCGCGGGGGCTGGCGTGGTCGCGCTCCTTTCCACGCTGCTCACACCCGACGCTCTGCACGACTGGGGCTGGCGCATTCCGTTCTTCCTGGCAATCCCGATGGGGGTTGTTGCTCTGTGGTTACGAGTGAGCATGGAAGAGACACCAAGCTTTGTCCACCAGCAGGAAAAACCGGCCATCGCTCAGGCCGATACTGCCGCCACGCTCAAAGCCATCGTGATGGGGATTGGACGCGTGATGGTCTGGTCTGCCGCGGGTTATACCTATCTGGTGATTATGCCCACTTACCTGCAATCTGCATTACATACCGGATTCAACCAGGCGCTGTTGATTGCAGTAATTTCTAACATCGGTTTTGCACTCACCATTATGCCATCGGGGATCCTGAGTGACAGGATCGGACGCCGTACGGTGATGATTATCGCCACTGCATTACTGCTGATCCTCGCCCTGCCGCTGCTGAAAATTCTGCAGGCAGAGTCCAGCACGCTGGCGGTGAAAGCGCTCGTGGTGTTGGTTGCGGGTGGCCTGGTGGGAATGCTGGCAGGGCCAGGGCCTGCGATGCTGTCGGAGATGTTCCCGACACGGGTACGCTATACCGGGCTTGGGTTGGCTTACTCCCTGTCGAACGCCCTCTTCTCTGGCTGTGCCGGGTTGATTATTACCGGGCTGATCAAAGAGACGGGCAACCTGGATATTCCGGCTTACTACGTCATGGCAACGGCGGTGGTGAGTATGGTGGCGCTGATGACGCTGAGGAAAGATGATCATTTGCGATCGCTGGAAGAGTGA